The Natronoarchaeum philippinense genome includes the window CGCCGACCGATTCGACGCCCGGTCGATCCTCGTCGTGCTGGGCGCGACCGCGCTCGTCGATCTGGACACGTTTTTGGATCTGGTGGTGATCGGCGCCCACCGATCCGTGTTGCACAACCTCGTCTGGCCGGCGCTTGCGGCGCTGGCGCTGTGGTGGGATCTGCGGCGCGAGGAGTCGTACGTCCGCGGGCGCTGGGGCGGGCGCGGCGTCCGAGTGGCGTGGGTGAGCCTGTTCGCCGTCGTGACCGCCGGCGTTCTGCTCGACGCCTTCTTCAATGGCGTCAACCTGTTCTGGCCGCTCCACGACCGATTTTACGATCTCTCGGGAAAACTACTGTACTCCGACCAGCGCGGCATCGTCCAGACGTTCGTCGAGTTCGCTCAGTCGTCCGACGGCACCCGAGCGCTCTCGGAGGCCACGGCCGACGGGTCGGTCGGTGAGACGCACTACCGGACTGGCGTGAAGCCGACCGCTGACGGCAGCGACGCCGAGCGCCTGTTCCCGATAGCGATGACCGGCGAACGGTTCGTCCTCTTGCTGTCGGGCTACGGCGTCGTCGGCTGGCGCCTGTTCGAGGAGCGGTCGGACTGATCACCGGAGCGTCCACGCTGACGCCGAAATGCCCGCAACCTCCTTTGTCCCGGCGACGTAGTCTATCGTATGTACGAGACGGTGTTGCTGGCGACCGACGGGAGCGCTTGTGCCGACCGGGCGGCCGAGCGCGCGATCGACCTCGCGTCGACGTACGGCGCCGACCTGCACGCGGTCTACGCGATCGAGACGCGCACCGCCTACGACACCGCGATCGTCGAGCGCGACGAGGTGGAGGCGAATTTGCGCGCCGAGGGCGAGTCGATCCTCGGCGATGTCGCAGATCGGGCCGCCGAAGCCGGCGTCGAGGCCACCACAGCAATCGAGATGGGGGTCCCGGCTGACGTGATCGAAGCCTACGCCGAAGCGCACGACGCCGACGTGATCGTGCTCGGACGCCGTGGGCGGTCGGAACTCCGCCGAGCGCTGCTCGGAAGTACGACCGACGCGCTCGTCCGGGAGAGTCCCGTGCCGGTCATGATCGTCGGCGAGGACGAGGAGGCGTCGTGATCGCCGCGCACGGCGGGCGACGCCACCGGAACACACTTGCCAGCCGGGAGCGCCACTGCCGGCAATGACCGATCAGCGAGAACGCGTCCGCGACGCCTACGACGACCTCGCCGAGACCCACTTTGCGGAGCGATCCGACCGGCCGCCCGAAGCCACGCTGCTCGACGAGGTTCGGGACCGGATCGACGCCGACGCGCGCGTGC containing:
- a CDS encoding metal-dependent hydrolase; the encoded protein is MPSTLVHVALAGLIGTALLADRFDARSILVVLGATALVDLDTFLDLVVIGAHRSVLHNLVWPALAALALWWDLRREESYVRGRWGGRGVRVAWVSLFAVVTAGVLLDAFFNGVNLFWPLHDRFYDLSGKLLYSDQRGIVQTFVEFAQSSDGTRALSEATADGSVGETHYRTGVKPTADGSDAERLFPIAMTGERFVLLLSGYGVVGWRLFEERSD
- a CDS encoding universal stress protein; translation: MYETVLLATDGSACADRAAERAIDLASTYGADLHAVYAIETRTAYDTAIVERDEVEANLRAEGESILGDVADRAAEAGVEATTAIEMGVPADVIEAYAEAHDADVIVLGRRGRSELRRALLGSTTDALVRESPVPVMIVGEDEEAS